A single region of the Nocardioides aurantiacus genome encodes:
- the argG gene encoding argininosuccinate synthase: MSKVLTSLPTGERVGIAFSGGLDTSVAVAWMRDKGAVPCTYTADIGQYDEPDISGVPDRALAYGAEIARAVDCRPQLVEEGLAAIACGAFHIRSGGRTYFNTTPLGRAVTGTMLVRAMHEDGVDIWGDGSTFKGNDIERFYRYGLMANPELRIYKPWLDADFVSELGGRAEMSQWLTEHDLPYRDSKEKAYSTDANIWGATHEAKTLEHLDVSLETVEPIMGVKFWDADVAIETEDVTVRFEQGRPVAIGGVRFDDAVALVMEANAVGGRHGLGMSDQIENRIIEAKSRGIYEAPGMALLWIAYERLLNAIHNEDTIAQFHNEGRKLGRLLYEGRWLDPQALMIRESIQRWIASLVTGEVTLRLRRGEDYTVLATSGENFSYHPDKLSMERTENAAFGPVDRIGQLTMRNLDIADSRDKLEQYAAQPLDQGQVLVENGTLYGAIEPGGYDRITRNPSAEGDDSDRVLDDVAMEVGTD, encoded by the coding sequence ATGAGCAAGGTCCTCACCTCCCTGCCCACCGGCGAGCGCGTCGGCATCGCCTTCTCCGGCGGCCTCGACACCTCCGTCGCCGTCGCCTGGATGCGCGACAAGGGTGCGGTGCCCTGCACCTACACCGCCGACATCGGGCAGTACGACGAGCCCGACATCTCCGGCGTGCCCGACCGTGCCCTGGCGTACGGCGCCGAGATCGCCCGCGCCGTCGACTGCCGCCCGCAGCTCGTCGAGGAGGGCCTGGCCGCGATCGCCTGCGGCGCCTTCCACATCCGCTCCGGCGGCCGCACCTACTTCAACACCACGCCGCTGGGCCGAGCCGTCACCGGCACCATGCTGGTCCGCGCGATGCACGAGGACGGCGTCGACATCTGGGGCGACGGCTCGACCTTCAAGGGCAACGACATCGAGCGGTTCTACCGCTACGGCCTGATGGCCAACCCCGAGCTGCGCATCTACAAGCCCTGGCTCGACGCCGACTTCGTCTCCGAGCTGGGCGGTCGGGCGGAGATGAGCCAGTGGCTGACCGAGCACGACCTGCCCTACCGCGACAGCAAGGAGAAGGCGTACTCCACCGACGCCAACATCTGGGGCGCCACCCACGAGGCCAAGACCCTCGAGCACCTCGACGTCTCGCTGGAGACCGTGGAGCCGATCATGGGCGTGAAGTTCTGGGACGCCGACGTCGCCATCGAGACCGAGGACGTCACCGTCCGCTTCGAGCAGGGCCGCCCCGTCGCGATCGGCGGGGTCCGCTTCGACGACGCCGTCGCGCTGGTGATGGAGGCCAACGCGGTCGGCGGTCGCCACGGCCTCGGCATGAGCGACCAGATCGAGAACCGGATCATCGAGGCCAAGTCGCGCGGCATCTACGAGGCGCCCGGCATGGCGCTGCTGTGGATCGCCTACGAGCGGCTGCTCAACGCGATCCACAACGAGGACACCATCGCGCAGTTCCACAACGAGGGTCGCAAGCTCGGCCGGCTGCTCTACGAGGGCCGCTGGCTGGACCCCCAGGCGCTGATGATCCGCGAGTCGATCCAGCGCTGGATCGCCTCGCTCGTCACCGGCGAGGTCACGCTGCGGCTGCGTCGCGGCGAGGACTACACCGTGCTCGCGACGTCGGGGGAGAACTTCTCCTACCACCCCGACAAGCTCTCGATGGAGCGCACCGAGAACGCCGCCTTCGGCCCGGTCGACCGCATCGGCCAGCTCACGATGCGCAACCTCGACATCGCCGACTCCCGCGACAAGCTCGAGCAGTACGCCGCCCAGCCGCTCGACCAGGGCCAGGTCCTGGTGGAGAACGGCACCCTCTACGGCGCCATCGAGCCCGGCGGCTACGACCGCATCACCCGCAACCCCTCCGCCGAGGGCGACGACTCCGACCGCGTCCTCGACGACGTCGCCATGGAGGTCGGCACCGACTAG
- a CDS encoding arginine repressor, producing MSEHGHIPETKGARQQRIIDILSTGHVRSQTELADRLHADGIAVTQATLSRDLVELDAVKVRSSTGALVYAVPGEGGDRTPVANRDSAASQARLSRLCAELLVSTESSANLVVLRTPPGAANFLASAMDKSELSDVLGTIAGDDTVLVIARDPAGGEALERRFLGLANGAHRPSGTTPDDTPNPSKGHP from the coding sequence GTGAGCGAGCACGGCCACATCCCCGAGACCAAGGGCGCCCGGCAGCAGCGCATCATCGACATCCTCTCCACCGGCCACGTGCGCTCGCAGACCGAGCTCGCCGACCGGCTGCACGCCGACGGCATCGCGGTCACCCAGGCCACGCTGTCGCGCGACCTCGTCGAGCTCGACGCCGTCAAGGTCCGCAGCTCCACCGGGGCCCTGGTGTACGCCGTGCCGGGCGAGGGCGGCGACCGCACCCCGGTCGCCAACCGCGACAGCGCCGCCAGCCAGGCGCGGCTGTCCCGCCTGTGCGCCGAGCTGCTCGTCTCCACCGAGTCCTCGGCCAACCTGGTGGTGCTGCGCACCCCGCCCGGCGCCGCCAACTTCCTGGCCTCGGCCATGGACAAGTCCGAGCTCTCCGACGTGCTCGGCACCATCGCCGGCGACGACACCGTGCTGGTGATCGCCCGCGACCCGGCCGGCGGCGAGGCGCTCGAACGGCGCTTCCTCGGCCTGGCCAACGGTGCCCACCGCCCCTCCGGCACCACACCTGACGACACCCCGAACCCCTCGAAGGGACACCCATGA
- the argF gene encoding ornithine carbamoyltransferase has translation MRHFLRDDDLTPEQQRHVLDLAVHLKAAPYDARPLAGPQTVAVLFDKPTLRTQASFASGIAELGGFPMIIDGSLAQVGVRESVPDVARVLGRQAAMVVWRTHDQSRLEDMAAFSGVPVVNALTDQFHPCQVLADLLTLREHHGQLAGQVLAFVGDAACNMGHSYLLGGATAGMHVRVSGPEGFEPDPEVLLQAQVVAQATGGSVAFVADPVEAVSGADAVATDTWVSMGREAEAEARAAAFAPWSLDEELLSHADDEAVVLHCLPAYRGKEISAAVLDGPRSVVWDEAENRRHAQKAVMAWLLESRSGECS, from the coding sequence GTGAGGCACTTCCTCCGCGACGACGACCTCACCCCCGAGCAGCAGCGCCACGTGCTCGACCTCGCCGTCCACCTCAAGGCGGCGCCGTACGACGCGCGCCCGCTGGCCGGCCCGCAGACCGTCGCGGTGCTCTTCGACAAGCCGACGCTGCGCACCCAGGCGTCCTTCGCCTCCGGGATCGCCGAGCTCGGCGGCTTCCCCATGATCATCGACGGCTCGCTGGCCCAGGTGGGCGTGCGGGAGTCGGTGCCCGACGTGGCCCGGGTGCTGGGCCGGCAGGCCGCGATGGTCGTGTGGCGCACCCACGACCAGTCCCGCCTGGAGGACATGGCCGCCTTCTCCGGCGTACCCGTCGTCAACGCCTTGACCGACCAGTTCCACCCCTGCCAGGTGCTGGCCGACCTGCTCACGCTGCGCGAGCACCACGGCCAGCTCGCCGGGCAGGTGCTGGCCTTCGTCGGCGACGCGGCGTGCAACATGGGCCACAGCTACCTGCTCGGCGGCGCGACCGCCGGGATGCACGTGCGGGTCAGCGGCCCCGAGGGCTTCGAGCCCGACCCCGAGGTGCTGCTGCAGGCCCAGGTCGTGGCGCAGGCGACCGGCGGCTCGGTGGCCTTCGTCGCGGACCCGGTCGAGGCCGTCTCCGGCGCCGACGCCGTGGCCACCGACACCTGGGTCTCGATGGGCCGCGAGGCCGAGGCCGAGGCGCGCGCCGCGGCGTTCGCCCCCTGGTCCCTCGACGAGGAGCTGCTCTCCCACGCCGACGACGAGGCCGTGGTGCTGCACTGCCTCCCGGCCTACCGCGGCAAGGAGATCAGCGCCGCCGTCCTCGACGGCCCCCGCAGCGTGGTGTGGGACGAGGCCGAGAACCGTCGTCACGCGCAGAAGGCCGTGATGGCGTGGCTGCTGGAGTCCCGGTCGGGGGAGTGCTCGTGA
- a CDS encoding acetylornithine transaminase, with amino-acid sequence MSELLERYGASLMNAFGPPKLALVRGEGAHVWDDQGREYVDFLGGIAVNTLGHAHPALVEALSTQVRTLGHVSNFFTSPQQVALAERLVALMTPADVEARVFFSNSGAEANEAALKLTRLTGRSHVVAMQDAFHGRTMGSLALTSKAAYREPFEPLPGHVTWVPFGDVEALAAAVTDETAAVVIEPLQGEAGVNEAPAAYLAAAREVTERHGALLWFDEVQSGMGRTGTWLASQASGVVPDLVTLAKGLGGGMPIGATLGLGRAATLFEPGNHGTTFGGNPLSCATALAVLDTIERDGLLARAVEVGERLRSGLAEDPRVTDVRGLGVLVGLTLAEEKASAVVAAAQEAGWIINATGPDRVRLAPPLVVTDDDVAGFLAAWPGLLDAAGLAGGVGSP; translated from the coding sequence GTGAGCGAGCTGCTGGAGCGCTACGGCGCGTCGCTGATGAACGCCTTCGGCCCGCCCAAGCTGGCGCTGGTCCGGGGCGAGGGCGCCCACGTGTGGGACGACCAGGGCCGGGAGTACGTCGACTTCCTCGGCGGCATCGCCGTCAACACCCTCGGCCACGCCCACCCTGCGCTGGTCGAGGCGCTCAGCACCCAGGTGCGGACCCTCGGCCACGTCTCCAACTTCTTCACCAGCCCGCAGCAGGTCGCGCTGGCCGAGCGGCTGGTCGCGCTGATGACGCCGGCCGACGTCGAGGCCCGGGTGTTCTTCTCCAACTCCGGCGCCGAGGCCAACGAGGCCGCGCTGAAGCTGACCCGGCTGACCGGGCGCAGCCACGTGGTGGCGATGCAGGACGCCTTCCACGGCCGCACCATGGGCAGCCTCGCGCTCACCTCCAAGGCTGCCTACCGCGAGCCCTTCGAGCCGCTGCCCGGACACGTCACCTGGGTGCCGTTCGGTGACGTGGAGGCGCTGGCCGCGGCCGTCACCGACGAGACGGCGGCCGTCGTGATCGAGCCGCTGCAGGGCGAGGCGGGCGTCAACGAGGCGCCCGCGGCCTACCTCGCGGCGGCACGCGAGGTCACCGAGCGCCACGGGGCGCTGCTGTGGTTCGACGAGGTGCAGAGCGGCATGGGACGCACCGGCACGTGGCTGGCCAGCCAGGCCTCGGGCGTCGTGCCCGACCTGGTGACGCTGGCCAAGGGGCTCGGCGGCGGCATGCCCATCGGCGCCACCCTCGGCCTCGGCCGCGCCGCCACGCTCTTCGAGCCCGGCAACCACGGCACCACCTTCGGCGGCAACCCGCTGTCGTGCGCCACCGCGCTGGCGGTCCTGGACACCATCGAGCGCGACGGGCTGCTGGCCCGCGCCGTCGAGGTGGGGGAGCGGCTGCGCTCGGGACTCGCGGAGGACCCGCGCGTCACCGACGTCCGCGGCCTGGGCGTGCTCGTCGGGCTGACCCTGGCCGAGGAGAAGGCGTCGGCCGTCGTCGCCGCGGCCCAGGAGGCGGGCTGGATCATCAACGCCACCGGGCCCGACCGGGTGCGGCTCGCGCCGCCGCTGGTGGTCACCGACGACGACGTCGCGGGCTTCCTCGCGGCCTGGCCCGGGCTGCTCGACGCCGCGGGCCTGGCGGGCGGGGTGGGCTCGCCGTGA
- the argB gene encoding acetylglutamate kinase has product MTKPPSARPAQVLAGALPWLMKYHGQVVVVKYGGNAMTDDALKVAFAEDIAFLRYAGFKPVVVHGGGPQISRMLDKLGIESEFRGGLRVTTPEAMDVVRMVLVGQVQRELVGLINHHGHIAVGLSGEDAGLFTAEATNTVVDGEEVDLGLVGEVARVRPEAVLDLIEAGRVPVISSVAPDEDGVVHNVNADTAAAALAVALGAQKMLVLTDVEGLYRDWPDSDDVIQEIGPDALAELMPSLDSGMVPKMKACHVAVTGGVPRATVVDGRVPHAVLLELFTDEGVGTQVLPGVETKLRKAYSYEETEGAEDTEQTGEQS; this is encoded by the coding sequence ATGACCAAGCCCCCCTCCGCCCGTCCCGCCCAGGTGCTCGCCGGCGCCCTCCCGTGGTTGATGAAGTACCACGGCCAGGTCGTGGTGGTGAAGTACGGCGGCAACGCGATGACCGACGACGCCCTCAAGGTGGCCTTCGCCGAGGACATCGCCTTCCTGCGGTACGCCGGGTTCAAGCCGGTCGTCGTCCACGGCGGCGGCCCCCAGATCTCCCGCATGCTCGACAAGCTCGGCATCGAGTCGGAGTTCCGCGGCGGCCTGCGCGTCACGACCCCCGAGGCGATGGACGTCGTCCGGATGGTGCTGGTGGGCCAGGTGCAGCGCGAGCTGGTCGGCCTGATCAACCACCACGGCCACATCGCCGTCGGGCTCTCCGGGGAGGACGCCGGCCTGTTCACCGCCGAGGCGACCAACACGGTCGTCGACGGGGAGGAGGTCGACCTCGGCCTGGTCGGCGAGGTCGCCCGGGTCCGCCCCGAGGCGGTGCTCGACCTGATCGAGGCCGGCCGCGTCCCGGTGATCAGCAGCGTCGCGCCCGACGAGGACGGCGTGGTCCACAACGTCAACGCCGACACCGCGGCCGCCGCGCTCGCGGTGGCGCTGGGCGCCCAGAAGATGCTGGTGCTCACCGACGTGGAGGGCCTCTACCGTGACTGGCCCGACAGCGACGACGTGATCCAGGAGATCGGTCCCGACGCGCTGGCCGAGCTGATGCCGAGCCTCGACAGCGGCATGGTGCCCAAGATGAAGGCCTGCCACGTCGCCGTCACCGGCGGCGTGCCCCGGGCCACCGTGGTCGACGGCCGGGTGCCGCACGCGGTGCTGCTCGAGCTGTTCACCGACGAGGGCGTCGGCACCCAGGTGCTGCCCGGCGTCGAGACCAAGCTGCGCAAGGCCTACTCCTACGAGGAGACCGAGGGCGCCGAGGACACCGAGCAGACGGGGGAGCAGTCGTGA
- the argJ gene encoding bifunctional glutamate N-acetyltransferase/amino-acid acetyltransferase ArgJ, which produces MSVTHPAGFTAAGIAAGIKSPREDGPPKDLALVVNAGPRFDSASVFTANRCKANPVLWSQEVVKDGTVKAVVLNSGGANCYTGADGFQTTHAVAERVAERVGVGAVDVVVCSTGLIGLTNDRDVLLDGVDVVAQALSADGGVDAATAIMTTDSVSKQVVVDGGGWTIGGMAKGAGMLAPQLATMLVVLTTDAVVPAADLDAALRAATGASFDRLDSDGCMSTNDTVTVMASGASGVTPSLPDFTEALTQACTDLAMQLLKDAEGADHEIAITVLHAASEADAVEVGRSIARSNLFKAAVFGRDPNWGRVLASIGTTQAAFDPADLDVAMNGVWVCRTSTPAEDPAGVDLSGREVSVTVDLKAGDARATVWTNDLTHAYVHENSAYSS; this is translated from the coding sequence GTGAGCGTCACCCACCCCGCCGGCTTCACCGCCGCCGGCATCGCGGCCGGCATCAAGTCCCCCCGCGAGGACGGTCCCCCCAAGGACCTCGCCCTGGTCGTCAACGCCGGGCCCCGCTTCGACTCGGCGTCGGTCTTCACCGCCAACCGGTGCAAGGCCAACCCGGTGCTGTGGAGCCAGGAGGTCGTCAAGGACGGCACCGTGAAGGCCGTCGTGCTGAACTCCGGTGGCGCCAACTGCTACACCGGCGCCGACGGCTTCCAGACCACCCACGCGGTGGCCGAGCGCGTCGCCGAGCGGGTGGGCGTCGGCGCGGTCGACGTGGTGGTCTGCTCGACCGGGCTGATCGGCCTGACCAACGACCGCGACGTGCTGCTCGACGGGGTCGACGTCGTGGCGCAGGCCCTCTCCGCCGACGGCGGGGTGGATGCCGCGACCGCGATCATGACCACCGACTCGGTCAGCAAGCAGGTCGTCGTGGACGGCGGTGGCTGGACCATCGGCGGCATGGCCAAGGGCGCGGGCATGCTCGCCCCGCAGCTGGCCACGATGCTGGTCGTGCTCACCACCGACGCCGTCGTGCCCGCGGCCGACCTCGACGCCGCGCTGCGGGCCGCCACCGGAGCCAGCTTCGACCGGCTCGACTCCGACGGGTGCATGTCGACCAACGACACGGTCACCGTGATGGCCAGCGGGGCCAGCGGCGTCACCCCGTCGCTGCCCGACTTCACCGAGGCGCTCACCCAGGCGTGCACCGACCTGGCGATGCAGCTGCTCAAGGACGCCGAGGGCGCCGACCACGAGATCGCGATCACCGTGCTGCACGCCGCGTCCGAGGCCGACGCGGTCGAGGTGGGGCGCAGCATCGCCCGCAGCAACCTGTTCAAGGCCGCCGTGTTCGGCCGCGACCCCAACTGGGGTCGCGTGCTGGCCAGCATCGGCACCACGCAGGCCGCCTTCGACCCGGCCGACCTCGACGTCGCGATGAACGGCGTCTGGGTGTGCCGGACGTCCACCCCCGCGGAGGACCCCGCGGGCGTCGACCTGTCCGGACGGGAGGTGAGCGTGACCGTCGACCTCAAGGCCGGCGACGCGCGCGCCACCGTCTGGACCAACGACCTGACCCATGCCTACGTCCACGAGAACAGCGCGTACTCCTCATGA
- a CDS encoding ACT domain-containing protein, with amino-acid sequence MSTPSEPTDPSVDPSSSVGPVETFTLERFPEKLAVVRLGAGAEIPAWAESSSLFSVTATATETSVVCATRSVPRKARSQGPFTAFAVQGELDFALTGVLVALLTPLAEARISVFTVSTYDTDWVLVPKDDADRAVEEWERRGHTVVTAVPVTPSKQSSSKQPQEKK; translated from the coding sequence GTGAGCACCCCCAGCGAGCCCACCGACCCCTCGGTCGACCCGTCCTCCTCGGTCGGGCCCGTCGAGACCTTCACCCTCGAGCGCTTCCCCGAGAAGCTGGCCGTCGTCCGGCTCGGCGCCGGTGCCGAGATCCCGGCGTGGGCCGAGTCGTCCTCGCTGTTCTCGGTGACGGCCACCGCCACCGAGACCAGCGTCGTCTGCGCCACCCGCAGCGTGCCCCGCAAGGCCCGGTCGCAGGGCCCCTTCACCGCGTTCGCGGTGCAGGGCGAGCTCGACTTCGCCCTGACCGGCGTCCTGGTCGCGCTGCTCACCCCCCTGGCCGAGGCCAGGATCAGCGTGTTCACCGTCTCGACGTACGACACCGACTGGGTGCTGGTGCCCAAGGACGACGCCGACCGGGCGGTGGAGGAGTGGGAGCGACGAGGCCACACCGTGGTCACCGCCGTGCCCGTCACCCCGTCGAAGCAGTCCTCCTCGAAGCAGCCCCAGGAGAAGAAGTGA
- the argC gene encoding N-acetyl-gamma-glutamyl-phosphate reductase: MHMTKVLVAVAGASGYAGGEVLRLLLAHPDVEIGALTGGSNAGQPLGALQPHLVPLADRVLEETTPETLAGHDVVFLALPHGQSGPVAAQLGEDTVVVDCGADFRLTDAALWEKFYGSEHAGSWPYGLPELPGQRELLAGARRIAVPGCYPTVSTLALAPAVAAGVVAADDLVVVAASGTSGAGKAAKPHLLGSEVMGSASAYGVGGTHRHTPEILQNLGALTEETVRLSFTPVLVPMPRGILATASASVREGVGADDLRAVYVSAYADEPFVHLLPEGQWPTTKAVLGSNSVHLQVALDEDAGRAVVVGAVDNLAKGTGGAAVQCMNLALGLSEATGLTTVGLAP, encoded by the coding sequence ATGCATATGACGAAGGTGCTTGTGGCCGTGGCCGGAGCGAGCGGGTACGCCGGGGGAGAGGTCCTCCGGCTGCTGCTGGCGCACCCCGACGTCGAGATCGGCGCCCTCACCGGGGGCTCCAACGCGGGCCAGCCGCTGGGCGCGCTGCAGCCCCACCTCGTGCCGCTGGCCGACCGGGTGCTCGAGGAGACGACCCCGGAGACGCTGGCCGGCCACGACGTCGTCTTCCTGGCGCTCCCGCACGGCCAGTCCGGCCCCGTCGCCGCCCAGCTGGGCGAGGACACCGTGGTCGTCGACTGCGGCGCCGACTTCCGGCTCACCGACGCGGCGCTGTGGGAGAAGTTCTACGGCTCCGAGCACGCCGGCTCCTGGCCCTACGGCCTGCCCGAGCTCCCGGGCCAGCGTGAGCTGCTCGCCGGCGCCCGCCGGATCGCCGTCCCCGGGTGCTACCCGACCGTGTCCACGCTGGCGCTGGCCCCGGCGGTGGCGGCCGGCGTCGTGGCGGCCGACGACCTCGTCGTGGTGGCGGCCAGCGGCACCAGCGGGGCGGGCAAGGCGGCCAAGCCGCACCTGCTCGGCAGCGAGGTGATGGGTTCGGCCTCGGCGTACGGCGTGGGCGGGACGCACCGCCACACCCCCGAGATCCTGCAGAACCTCGGCGCCCTGACCGAGGAGACCGTCCGGCTCTCCTTCACGCCCGTGCTGGTGCCGATGCCGCGCGGCATCCTCGCCACCGCGAGCGCCTCGGTGCGCGAGGGGGTCGGTGCCGACGACCTGCGCGCGGTCTACGTATCCGCCTACGCCGACGAGCCGTTCGTCCACCTGCTGCCCGAGGGCCAGTGGCCCACCACCAAGGCGGTGCTCGGCTCCAACAGCGTGCACCTGCAGGTGGCGCTCGACGAGGACGCCGGTCGGGCCGTGGTCGTCGGCGCCGTCGACAACCTGGCCAAGGGCACCGGCGGTGCCGCCGTGCAGTGCATGAACCTCGCCCTCGGGCTCTCCGAGGCCACCGGCCTCACCACCGTCGGGCTGGCGCCGTGA
- a CDS encoding amidohydrolase family protein, producing the protein MTDLLISDVRPWGADPVDLLVADGVLAEVVPTGTAPRGAPAARRIAGHGLLALPGLVNAHAHVDKSWWGRPWESYEGAPGVQGRIAHERARRDDLGIPSVATTRAVLDQLVRHGTTAVRSHVDVDLGLGLRGIEVVREAAAAYDGLRVELVAFPQDGVLRRPGVMELLDRAAAAGVEHVGGLDPASIDRDPVGQLDGIFDVAARHGCGIDLHLHDGGELGAFQVELVVERTERFGLQGRVTLAHGFAVAQVDQVRRRDLLQAMGALGITMTTVAPLGSPQLPVAELDAAGVGLGLGTDGIRDLWSPYGTGDVLGIAWQLARASGLARDADLRRVVELATSDGGRFVGGPTHDLVAGSRADVVLLEAENPMDALVRTPPRRLVVAGGRVLHDDLS; encoded by the coding sequence GTGACCGACCTGCTCATCAGCGACGTGCGCCCCTGGGGCGCGGACCCCGTCGACCTGCTCGTCGCGGACGGCGTGCTGGCCGAGGTGGTGCCGACCGGCACCGCGCCGCGCGGTGCCCCGGCCGCCCGCCGGATCGCCGGCCACGGGCTGCTCGCCCTGCCCGGGCTGGTCAACGCGCACGCCCACGTCGACAAGTCGTGGTGGGGACGACCCTGGGAGTCCTACGAGGGCGCGCCCGGTGTGCAGGGCCGGATCGCCCACGAGCGCGCCCGGCGCGACGACCTGGGCATCCCCTCGGTGGCCACCACCCGGGCCGTGCTCGACCAGCTGGTGCGCCACGGCACGACGGCCGTGCGCAGCCACGTCGACGTCGACCTCGGCCTGGGGCTGCGCGGGATCGAGGTGGTCCGCGAGGCCGCCGCGGCGTACGACGGGCTGCGGGTCGAGCTCGTCGCCTTCCCCCAGGACGGGGTGCTGCGCCGACCCGGCGTGATGGAGCTGCTCGACCGCGCCGCGGCCGCGGGGGTCGAGCACGTCGGCGGCCTCGACCCCGCCTCGATCGACCGCGACCCGGTGGGCCAGCTCGACGGGATCTTCGACGTCGCGGCCCGGCACGGCTGCGGCATCGACCTGCACCTGCACGACGGTGGCGAGCTGGGTGCCTTCCAGGTGGAGCTCGTGGTGGAGCGCACCGAGCGGTTCGGACTCCAGGGCCGCGTCACCCTTGCCCACGGCTTCGCGGTCGCGCAGGTCGACCAGGTGCGCCGCCGCGACCTGCTGCAGGCGATGGGCGCGCTGGGGATCACGATGACGACGGTGGCGCCGCTCGGGTCGCCGCAGCTGCCCGTCGCCGAGCTCGACGCGGCGGGCGTGGGGCTCGGCCTGGGCACCGACGGCATCCGCGACCTGTGGAGCCCCTACGGCACCGGCGACGTGCTCGGGATCGCCTGGCAACTGGCCCGGGCCTCGGGCCTGGCGCGCGACGCGGACCTGCGCCGGGTGGTGGAACTCGCGACGAGCGACGGGGGCCGCTTCGTCGGCGGCCCGACCCACGACCTCGTCGCGGGGTCACGGGCCGACGTGGTGCTCCTGGAGGCGGAGAACCCGATGGACGCGCTGGTGCGCACCCCGCCGCGCCGGCTCGTGGTGGCCGGCGGGCGGGTGCTGCACGACGACCTCAGCTGA
- a CDS encoding putative quinol monooxygenase translates to MIFICVKWKVKPEHADAWPELAKDFTAATRAEEGNIFFEWSRSVEDPNQYVLIEAFRDDAAEAHVGSDHFKQAQVDLPQYVQETPLVRNVLMEGDHWDRLGEFEIS, encoded by the coding sequence ATGATCTTCATCTGCGTCAAGTGGAAGGTGAAGCCCGAGCACGCCGACGCGTGGCCCGAGCTGGCCAAGGACTTCACCGCGGCCACCCGCGCCGAGGAGGGCAACATCTTCTTCGAGTGGTCGCGCAGCGTCGAGGACCCGAACCAGTACGTCCTCATCGAGGCCTTCCGCGACGACGCCGCCGAGGCCCACGTCGGCAGCGACCACTTCAAGCAGGCGCAGGTCGACCTGCCGCAGTACGTCCAGGAGACGCCCCTGGTCCGCAACGTCCTCATGGAGGGCGACCACTGGGACCGCCTGGGCGAGTTCGAGATCAGCTGA
- a CDS encoding IclR family transcriptional regulator — MVTGTPLHDSPGAVPVPPADAAPRAGSVHRTLEILEVVATQGGASAKDISDATGLPLPTVYRLARELLDSDYLVHIREEKRFELGYKLHQLGVSLHQQIGVPRAVRLEVQALHEQLGLAAYFAVHRGSQIAVVATADSPTCPRLRPIDFGFHEAAHATALGKILLASMEPEQRILHLDPEPMPRFGPGTITGHDDLDRQLDVVADRGLAWEHGEFQAGATCVAAAVRAGNGLLVGSVAVSGTDERMAQDPGAVEAALRATASRVSRFYRSGRTQQR; from the coding sequence ATGGTCACGGGTACGCCGCTCCACGACTCCCCCGGCGCCGTCCCCGTGCCGCCCGCTGACGCCGCACCCCGCGCCGGCTCGGTGCACCGCACCCTGGAGATCCTCGAGGTCGTCGCCACCCAGGGCGGCGCGTCGGCCAAGGACATCTCGGATGCCACCGGCCTGCCGCTGCCCACGGTCTACCGGCTCGCCCGCGAGCTGCTCGACAGCGACTACCTCGTCCACATCCGCGAGGAGAAGCGCTTCGAGCTCGGCTACAAGCTGCACCAGCTCGGCGTCTCGCTGCACCAGCAGATCGGGGTCCCCCGGGCGGTCCGGCTCGAGGTGCAGGCCCTCCACGAGCAGCTCGGCCTCGCGGCGTACTTCGCGGTCCACCGGGGGTCCCAGATCGCGGTCGTCGCCACCGCCGACTCCCCCACCTGCCCCCGCCTGCGGCCGATCGACTTCGGCTTCCACGAGGCCGCGCACGCCACGGCGCTCGGCAAGATCCTGCTGGCCAGCATGGAGCCGGAGCAGCGCATCCTCCACCTCGACCCCGAGCCGATGCCCCGCTTCGGTCCCGGCACCATCACCGGTCACGACGACCTCGACCGGCAGCTCGACGTCGTCGCCGACCGCGGGTTGGCGTGGGAGCACGGCGAGTTCCAGGCCGGCGCCACCTGCGTCGCCGCCGCCGTGCGCGCCGGCAACGGGCTGCTGGTCGGCTCCGTCGCCGTCTCGGGCACCGACGAGCGGATGGCCCAGGACCCCGGCGCGGTCGAGGCGGCCCTGCGCGCGACCGCGTCCCGCGTCAGCCGGTTCTACCGCTCGGGGCGCACCCAGCAGCGCTAG